The DNA sequence CACTTTCATCGAACGTTCCGTTAAAAAGATACAGTTCTGATCGGCTATTCTCCTCGAGAAAATAGGTGTCAGACTTAAGAAACAGTTCATGTGACGATAGGGTGAAAAATAGGGCCAATAGCAGTACGGTAATCGCTGTTCTTTTCATTTTAATGGTTTGATTATTCTCCTTTTCTCAAATCGTTGACGGTGGTTTTTGTTATCTCAAAATAGGCGATTTCGTGGGTTGCGGCCTCCCCGACCGGACATTGCGCTTCTATGCCAATCTTGACCGAGTCTGTGTTTGGCAACGTGCTCAATCGGGCCATTTTGAAATCGTTCCCATCTATTGACCAATGCATGGAATACTGGTTGTCTTTTCGAACCAATTTTAACCAGATTTGGTCTTGGTCTTTTAAGATCGCCCCATTGGCATCGTCAGAAATCTCTTTGGTAACCACCGTAACAATGCTTCTTCCGGTCGCATCAGAGTTTTCAAAAGCGAACTTGATCCAGTGATCATTATCGATATGAACCATGAGTGCCACGGCATTCCACAATGAAGAAAAATCAGGCCGCACCAAGGCCTTTGCGACAAAATCGCCTTTCAACTCCTTATACAATATAGGCGCAGTGGCGGTCTTCTTTTTATCTTCTGGATTATTAAAAAAATCGGTTTCCTTTTCAGCTACTATCTTTAAAGCTCCCTCTTTGATTTCAAAAGACTTGGGTTCATTTAACCATTTGAACTCCCCCAAGTTTTCATCAGTAAGCTGTTTCAACACATTGTTTTGCCCATACGCTATCGCTGTTGATTTTGAATTCTTGTTTTGAACGCACCCTATCTGAAGTAGTAAAAGAATCATGAGCAGGGGAATACGATTTCGAATGGTCAGTTGCATATGGTCTGGGTTTTTAATAATTGGTGGTAGCGGTCTTTAGGTTTAAAGTTAGGGAAAAGGCAGTTATGAATTGTTGCCGTATTGTAAGTAGTTCTTAATATAATTCTTGTGCTATTCTTTTTTCAATTTGCTCTAAATAATCCATTTGATTTTCAGAATCTATAAATCTCTGCCATTCGTCTTCAAACATACTATAGTATCGCTCATTCATTTTTTCAAAATCAGATGGCTCATAGAAGTCGACTTTGTTTTTTCTCAATTCGTCAACCTGTTTTTCCATTTTTCTACGGTAAATTTCCAAAAGATTAAATTTTGCTTGTGCAACCCTCAGATTAATCAAATCCGTAGTATCCGAAGCATAAGATTCTTCTGGAATGAAAACCGTTTTAGATCTAAAGAGAATTGGATCATCAGAATTGTAGCGAGCTGATAAGCCAACTTTTGCGTAAAGCCCTTGCTTATTATAGGAATTTAAAAAGTCTGACCATCTAAGTTCAGTAGATTGAGACCAGACAATTTTGTTCCTCAAAGTCCAATATTCTTGAAAGTCATAATAATATTTTGCCAAGTACAATCTGAAAATGACGAACAGAACTAGAACTGAAATAAACAATATGATAATTCTCCAAATTCTATTCATTCAGATCACAAATTTCAGTCAAAGGTACTTCCAAGGCTTGGCTGATTCTGAACAAAGTATGGATGGTGGCATTTGTACGCCCCTTTTCGATTCGTGAAATATTGGTCGTGTCAATTCGGGTCTCTATTTTTCCGACGAGGTCAACTTGGGTAAGGCCCTTTTCAAGTCGAATGCGCTTGACGTTCTGTCCGATGATTTTCAACATTTCCGATTTTTCCATACTTGCCATATTTGACAAGTCAAGAAAAGGTTTATCTTTATGGTTGTTAATGTCATATATGACAAGTTGGACAACGAGCAAAAAGAAGATTTCACCCGCTTAATCATTGATAAATACGGTTCTGTTGATGAATTGGCAAAAATTCTTGATTTAGGTATCGAGATGCTCTTCTATTTGGAAGAAGATACGTTTGAACGTAGGGAGGTGCAGCGTGTTGTTTCTGCGCTGAGGGGAATCAGCACTTTTCTAAGACGGCAGGATTGAGTTTTTCAAATCCGTTTTGGCGGTCGGGCTTAATGTATTCTTGGGCGAATTTTTTGGTCTTATAGAATTCGGGCATATGAAATCCGGTGCTTTAGTAGTCAATATTTTTGAAGTTAGTCAATTTGGGGCAAATCAATTATGGCTTTTTTTATACCTAACTCTTTATTCGACTCTTTTTAAGACTAGGGTTGACTCTGGCCATTCCAAAGCTCCCTTAATATTTTGAATATAAAATCTCAATCCAAATTTCATATCTTCCCATTCATATGTGCAAAGACCTAGATGAATATCGTCAGGGATTTTTGGCAAATTTCGAATCTTTGATTTTCGGAATACCTCAAAATTCATCGAGAATGGTGATTGTTCTTTGCTTATTGGAAAAATAAAATCGTGGCCATCTTTTTTTGGCCTATATTTTTCCAGTTTGGAAATATTTTTTGGAGCTAATAATAAGATTAAACTGGAAGATTCGATTTTGTTAAAGGGAATTCCTTTTATTCCATCTTTGTATCTGTTCCCTTTCTTATTTGTAGAATGAATGTAACCCGATTTATGAAATGAAAACTTATGCCTCATAAATTCTGTAGTAACAGGGTTTTTGATGTCTATTTTCAACTGGTTTTCTGTTTTCTTTGATAACTTATAATATCTAAAAGGTTGATTAGATTCTTCGTAAAGATGAAAATAGAAGGAATTGTCCTGAGACGTAAAAATGCTCAAGAACTTATATAATTCATTTCTGTACTTGAAAACAAATCGGATTTGTTGCCTTTTCAATTGATTCTATAAATTATACTCAACAGCTGGACTATGATTTCAGTCCGAGAATGGTCGGATTTCTAATTATTCACTCTCAAGTGGATAAATTCACAAATGTTATAAGTGGATAGGCCTCAATTACGGTCAATGTTGTTAATTGTTAATCCTTAATTGGGTTTACTTTTTCTATTATTTTCTCAGTTATAGAATTACCTATGTTTTCAGGGTCCTTTTTGTTGTAACCAGTTGGCTGATGAGAGAATATAGCACTTGCGGCTTGTATCATAATATTATCATTTCCATCATCTGTTTTTGCCCTTTCCAAAAGAACTAAAGCAGCATTAAGTGAATTAGCTTTCTGAGCGTTAACCGTGAAATTGTGTTTGTTAGCATTATAATTACGGACACAAAAACTTACCGCATAGACTATAAAAGAAATTAGAAAAATACGATATGCAACAGACTTAAATATTTCTAAATATAATATCATACCGTTTCCTCCGGGATCAATCTTGCTATAATCAATTTCCGAAATCGATTGGTAACAAGAAATATCAAAGCAAAAGTTCCTAAAAACCACCCACAACATTATTATGAGAAAAATTGTTGAACCAATAATACCATAGAGCCAATACTTAGCTGTACTATTGTACTTATTCGATTGAATCGAAAAAATTTCCCTTTGATTTACGAGTTCTGCTCTTTGAAATTGTTCTCGGTATCTTTTCTCGAAATCCGATAGCTCTGAGGTCAGTCGTGTTTTTAAATCCTCTATTTCCTTAGCATCTTGTTCAGATTTTTTGGATAGTTCGTCTAACTCCTTGAGTAATTCTGTGGCATCTGCGGTCTCCGAAGTGTCATTTATTATTGCAACAACCTGAGGCCAGTGATTAAGGAGTTGTTGGTATTGGTTTTTTATTTGATTTTCAAGAGTCGTTTTATTCGACACAAATTGCTCATTATTATATCCAACGAGCTGATTTAAATATGCTGTTATTTGCCTGTAGATATTATAAACTGATGAAAGCAAACTATCGCCCAATTTATCTTTAACTGTGTCAGTCCTTTTTATTTTATTAGTTAAATCCTCAATTAAGGTTTTAAGATTTATTAAGGAAACCGTTCCTAAGTCTTCTCGATAAACCTTCTTAAGTTCTAACTCGCTCCATGCCTTAAGTTGTGCACTAAATTGGTCAATGTGTCCTTCAGTAGCCATATTACTACATATTGTTGGTGTATTCTTGTTAAATATAGGAAATTATATGTAGGAAACCATTCGTAATCAGAAACCTAGTCCATTTGAGGTTCATAGTGAAAAATTATTGCGGACAACGGTCTCGGCCATAAGTAGTTTCATGTCTCGATGGCTATCGAGACAATGGTTTACAAGTTTGAAGTTAGGGAAAAATGTAGCTATAGATCATAGCCCTTACTGGCAATAGATAATTTAAAATCTTTTCTCAAGGGACGATCCAGCCTCCACAAGATATCTTAAAAAGTCCCTTCCTTGGAAAGTGATTTGTAGGTTTTCTGGGTCTTCATTCTCAATCACCAACCCATTTATTTTCATAAACTCCAGATATTTTTCATATGAGTATGATTTGTAAGCCTCAGGATAGACTTTATTAGCGTTATCATAGTACATTTTTAAAGATGCTTTTGATTCGATATTGCTATGATTAAGTCTTTGCAATAGTCTAATTTGACTTCCATAAATAGAATCATAAATTTTTTCGAAACTTTTTACTAAAACCAATAGTTTGGAATATTTGTAAATTCTGTCATATTTATTTTGTATCCCGTCCAAAGAGGAAATTTTTGTTTCGTTTTCAATTATTTCATCGGCCTGATTTATTGACACTTCGGAAAATTTGGCTAAGGCATTGTCTAAATATGATTCGTCATTTCCATCTCCTAATATTTCCACAAATGACTTGTCTTCTTCTTGACTAGAAGGCAAACCGGTTTCCAGTTCAGTTCCAGCGTAACCAATTTTTTTTATGTTCTTCAGAAGGTTTTTTAATGGCTTTTTTAAAATAAAAAAGATAACCAAGGTGATAATAGGCCAGGAGATGGAGGCTATAAAGTCCAGAATTAATTCTATTGTATGATAATTTGCCATAATTATTGCTAACAATCGTATATGATCAATGATCATATGCGCACTATACCCGCAAGATAAGAAATCCCTTACTTTTGTTTTGTAACAAAAGTGTGTTGGTCGCTACCTATATTAGGCAAGACTTTTGTATTTTCCTTCTCTTAACTTTTTAAAACATATGCTATGGGCAATTTTCTTTTGATCCCGATTGTATTTTTCGGGTTGATCATTCTTTTCGCTTCTTTCTTTATCGTCAAACAACAGACCGCCGTGGTGGTCGAACGCTTTGGGCGTTTTCAGAGCATCCGCAATTCAGGGCTGCAGATGAAGATCCCCCTCGTGGATCGTATAGCGGGGCGATTAAGTCTTAAGATTCAACAGCTCGATGTGATCGTCGAGACCAAGACGCTCGATGACGTATTTGTAAAGATCAAGGTCTCGGTACAGTATGTGGTGATCCGCGACAAGGTGTACGACGCTTTTTATAAACTGGAGTATCCGCACGATCAGATCACCTCGTTTGTCTTTGACGTGGTGCGTGCCGAGGTGCCCAAGATGAAGCTCGATGACGTGTTCGTGAAAAAAGACGATATCGCCATCGCCGTAAAGCGCGAACTGCAAGAATATATGTCTGAATATGGGTACGACATCATCAAGACGCTGGTCACCGACATCGACCCCGATGCCCAGGTGAAGGCGGCCATGAACCGTATCAACGCCTCAGAGCGTGAAAAGATCGCTGCCCAGTTCGAGGGCGATGCCGCACGGATCTTGATCGTTGAGAAGGCGAAGGCCGAGGCCGAGAGCAAACGCTTGCAGGGGCAGGGCATTGCCGACCAACGCCGTGAGATCGCCCGTGGGCTCGAAGAGTCCGTCGAAGTATTGAACAAGGTGGGCATCAATTCGCAAGAGGCCTCGGCCTTGATCGTGGTGACCCAACATTACGATACGCTACAGGCCATCGGCGAAGAAACGAACACCAACCTGATCCTCTTGCCCAATTCGCCCCAGGCCGGTAGTGATATGCTGAACAATATGGTGGCCTCGTTCACGGCCAGCAACCAAATCGGAGAGGCGATGAAGACGCAGAACAAGAAAAAGGATTCTGGAGAATAATAGATTTTCCCATCGGGACTCCCTCAAAATGACACTCATCTAAAATTCCCTGCCAAAAGCAGGGAATTTTTGTTTTAAGCCCGTTTGTGGGCCTTTGGGCCCATCACACGGGCAAACGCCCCGCCCGAAAAAGAAAACCGCCCAGAGCGCCTGAAATAAAGCCTGTTTTCATAGAAAATACCGATTGATATATTTCAATCGATCAACTATTGTTATAGTCAGAAAAAACGTATAACTCAAAAATATTGGCCGATGCCAAAGACAATGCCATTGGTGGCCTCGTTGCCGATTCCAAAACCATAGTCTAACCGAAAGACCGCATTGAAAATACGTTTGTGGATCAACCGAAAGCCAACACCCGGGCTCAGCCTTGTTGAACTGCCATCGAACAATTGCGAAAAGGGCTCCCCGGGATCTCGCCATGCCCCCGCATCGACAAAGACATTGCTCTGTACCACAAACCATCCCCTTTCATACAGCGTGTGGCGATATTCGGTGTTCAGCACAATGGCCGCCGTGCCCCGATCGACCAAATTGCCCACCCCACGAATATTGAGCTGGTTGTCGAGCGTAAAGGGGGCAAAGTCAGAATCTTCATTGCCAACGGCAGCCGCCAAACGCAGCCGATTGGCCCAATTGCCCCTATTACCCATTTTTTTATAGTAGATGAAATCGTTGCGCAGCGAGAGAAAGTCTCCAAGAAATTCCTCGCCCGCGGCATCGCCACTCAATTGGTGAATGTACTGCCCCGTGAACTCGCTCTGAAAACCGTCAACATATTGGTAGTCAATATCAAAGTTGATGTATCGGTACACCGCCCTATAGAATATTTTGTCGGCGTTGAGCGCTAAAGGTGCCCCGGGCACGGGGTCATCACCCTCAAAGGTATACTGCTCTTTTACGAACAGGGCGCCAAGTTCGGCCTCGTTATTAAAGTCGAACGAAAAAATGACCTTGCCTTCGAACTGCCTTGAGTTGAATCGGTAATCTTTGTCGCCCGCATCAAAAAATATGGGCTCTTGTCGGGTAATGTCTTGATAGTTGAACCCAATGCCCACCTTGTCGCTGAACAAGAAAGGATGTTCCCAAAACACCCCATACGAATCAAAGACATTACGTTCATAATACCCCCCGATAAGTTGGTTGTTCCCCAAAAAATTGAACTCGAAGGCCGATAGGCGATAGGCAAAACTGTCGTCATTGGCGGTAGCGATCCGGAGTCCTGGGATAATGGTGAAGTTTTCATCCAAGATGTACAGCACCCCCACACCATCATCGGCAGCATAGATGCTGTCTTTCGCATTGGCAATGCCCGGTAGGCGGTTCAGGCGTTCGATGTCTTTTTTGACCTTAACGGAATCGTAGGCTTGGCCCGGTTGTACCTTTAAAAGCCTTCTCAAGAAGGTTTCTTTGGTGCGTTTCAGCCCTTGAAACTCCAGTTCTTTGACCTGGCCCTCTTGTGCTGAAACCATGGTAAGCCCCAGCATGAGAAAAGCACAGCAATATTTGTACATGATCGGCAATTTTTTTAGGATAGGACGTAAAAAATGCCAAAACCCTACAAAATTTATGGAAAGCTTTTAGAGAAACTCCATCTGAGCCGCCGATTTTCGCCCAAGCATTGCGAAGCGACGCCCACATTGAAATCGGTTTGTTTTCAAAAAAGCAAGGTTTTATTGTTCAAATGGCAAATCATCAAGAGATCTTTCAAAGTCTGTCGTTCTTGATCCCTTATTATTGGCCCCTGAATTATGGAACAAGGTCTTTGTTCTATACCCATTTTCCAATGGATCGGCCCTTTGTTCTAGAATGAAGGTGAAAATGTAATCATCAAAATCTTCGATTTTTTGGTAATCGATGACATCTGCGCTTTCCAATCGATGGTCTTGATCAAAAAGGAAGCCGTTTTCAAATTCATCCTTTATGGTTTGTGGAAGGCTTAAAATAATTTGGTGCTGTTCCCCTTTTCTCGGATCCAGTCTATAGTACCAATTAAAATCATCCCAATAATTATCACCATTGTCATCTACCACTCCGCCATACACCATGCGCAAGACATCGGCATTTTGTGCCGATGTCGATATTCTTATCGAATTCTCCATGGGTTCGAAAGTAATCTGTCCGTCTATCTCATTGAGATCTACTTCATTGCCGAACGTTACAAATGTGTTTCTATAGTCTGTCACGGGGTCGTGATAGTTCACATAATTTCTATAATACCCGAATAGGTCAAAAATGGGCAGATCAACATATGTCACCGAAGCATTGGAATGGCTAAAGATCCTATGGTTGTTGTAGGTTTCGAGAGGTAAATCTTCGTCTGTTTCAAAACCGTACCTATCAATACTGTAAGAG is a window from the Muricauda sp. SCSIO 65647 genome containing:
- a CDS encoding helix-turn-helix domain-containing protein yields the protein MEKSEMLKIIGQNVKRIRLEKGLTQVDLVGKIETRIDTTNISRIEKGRTNATIHTLFRISQALEVPLTEICDLNE
- a CDS encoding SPFH domain-containing protein, whose product is MGNFLLIPIVFFGLIILFASFFIVKQQTAVVVERFGRFQSIRNSGLQMKIPLVDRIAGRLSLKIQQLDVIVETKTLDDVFVKIKVSVQYVVIRDKVYDAFYKLEYPHDQITSFVFDVVRAEVPKMKLDDVFVKKDDIAIAVKRELQEYMSEYGYDIIKTLVTDIDPDAQVKAAMNRINASEREKIAAQFEGDAARILIVEKAKAEAESKRLQGQGIADQRREIARGLEESVEVLNKVGINSQEASALIVVTQHYDTLQAIGEETNTNLILLPNSPQAGSDMLNNMVASFTASNQIGEAMKTQNKKKDSGE
- a CDS encoding POTRA domain-containing protein; its protein translation is MYKYCCAFLMLGLTMVSAQEGQVKELEFQGLKRTKETFLRRLLKVQPGQAYDSVKVKKDIERLNRLPGIANAKDSIYAADDGVGVLYILDENFTIIPGLRIATANDDSFAYRLSAFEFNFLGNNQLIGGYYERNVFDSYGVFWEHPFLFSDKVGIGFNYQDITRQEPIFFDAGDKDYRFNSRQFEGKVIFSFDFNNEAELGALFVKEQYTFEGDDPVPGAPLALNADKIFYRAVYRYINFDIDYQYVDGFQSEFTGQYIHQLSGDAAGEEFLGDFLSLRNDFIYYKKMGNRGNWANRLRLAAAVGNEDSDFAPFTLDNQLNIRGVGNLVDRGTAAIVLNTEYRHTLYERGWFVVQSNVFVDAGAWRDPGEPFSQLFDGSSTRLSPGVGFRLIHKRIFNAVFRLDYGFGIGNEATNGIVFGIGQYF
- a CDS encoding DUF1349 domain-containing protein, yielding MQLTIRNRIPLLMILLLLQIGCVQNKNSKSTAIAYGQNNVLKQLTDENLGEFKWLNEPKSFEIKEGALKIVAEKETDFFNNPEDKKKTATAPILYKELKGDFVAKALVRPDFSSLWNAVALMVHIDNDHWIKFAFENSDATGRSIVTVVTKEISDDANGAILKDQDQIWLKLVRKDNQYSMHWSIDGNDFKMARLSTLPNTDSVKIGIEAQCPVGEAATHEIAYFEITKTTVNDLRKGE